The following proteins come from a genomic window of Methanosarcina sp. MTP4:
- the pncB gene encoding nicotinate phosphoribosyltransferase has product MIRSILDNDLYKFTMQMAVLELFPGAEAEYRFINRGTQRFTEGFVEELRRTVDEDISELTLTEEEYHWLGKHCPYLKPMYLEYLKNFRFKPEEVTICLTEDRNLDMRIKGPWHSTILWEIVLMAAVSELYFSTIETSWNGNGESEISESVLAAYGDKVLKIGKALEENNCLFAEFGTRRRRSFEIHDQAMESLAGIKTLTGTSNVYFAKKYGMKAIGTVGHEWIMGTSALVGLRYANRFSLENWEEVFKGDLGIALTDTFGSDAFFKDFDLKLSKLYDGVRHDSGDPITFVDRVIAHYKKLGIGPMKKVVVFSDALNAETAINIRKYCEGKINCSFGIGTNLTNNSDFFRKSPPLNMVIKLNGINGIPVVKLSDSPEKETGERDALRVANYICGRKGLDD; this is encoded by the coding sequence GTGATCAGATCAATACTTGATAATGACCTTTACAAGTTTACAATGCAGATGGCAGTACTGGAACTCTTCCCCGGGGCGGAGGCCGAGTATCGCTTTATCAACCGGGGAACGCAGCGTTTTACCGAAGGCTTTGTCGAAGAACTCAGGAGAACCGTAGACGAAGATATCTCCGAACTCACGCTTACGGAGGAAGAATACCACTGGCTCGGGAAACATTGCCCTTACCTGAAGCCCATGTACCTCGAATACCTCAAGAACTTCCGCTTCAAGCCGGAAGAGGTTACAATCTGTCTTACGGAAGACAGGAACCTTGACATGCGGATCAAAGGGCCCTGGCACAGTACCATCCTCTGGGAAATCGTACTCATGGCTGCAGTTTCCGAACTGTACTTCAGCACGATAGAAACAAGCTGGAACGGGAACGGGGAATCGGAAATATCCGAATCCGTCCTTGCAGCCTACGGGGACAAGGTCCTTAAAATCGGAAAAGCCCTGGAAGAAAACAACTGCCTCTTTGCAGAATTCGGGACCCGCCGTAGGCGGAGTTTCGAAATCCATGACCAGGCCATGGAGAGCCTGGCCGGGATAAAAACCCTTACAGGCACAAGCAACGTCTATTTCGCGAAAAAATACGGCATGAAAGCCATCGGAACCGTAGGGCATGAATGGATCATGGGAACCTCGGCCCTTGTGGGGCTTCGTTATGCCAACCGTTTTTCCCTTGAAAACTGGGAGGAAGTCTTCAAAGGCGACCTCGGGATAGCGCTTACCGACACCTTTGGCTCGGATGCCTTTTTCAAGGACTTTGACCTGAAACTCTCAAAACTCTACGACGGAGTTCGGCACGACAGCGGAGACCCCATAACCTTCGTGGACAGGGTTATTGCCCACTACAAAAAACTGGGCATCGGCCCCATGAAAAAAGTGGTGGTTTTCAGCGACGCCCTCAACGCCGAAACCGCAATCAATATCAGGAAATACTGTGAAGGCAAAATCAATTGCAGTTTCGGGATAGGGACCAACCTTACCAACAACTCCGATTTCTTCCGGAAAAGCCCCCCCCTGAACATGGTCATCAAGCTGAACGGAATCAACGGTATCCCGGTAGTGAAACTCAGCGACTCCCCGGAAAAAGAAACTGGAGAACGAGACGCCCTGAGAGTAGCAAACTATATTTGTGGAAGAAAAGGGCTGGACGACTAA